Proteins co-encoded in one Spirosoma endbachense genomic window:
- a CDS encoding WD40 repeat domain-containing protein, with protein sequence MIIEKIDTFGGHRDCVYALERGPQPNQVFSSGADGLVVRWQLDRPDLGELVAKVPASVYALALHPTTGLLWVGQNYEGLHLIDPVQKVEVSSLKLTSAAIFDIKFYKNDAIIALSDGVVVVVDNESLAIKKHLKASDQSARCLSVNPVEREIAVGYSDNGVRIFDLATYDLKRIIPAHTNSVFTVLYSPDFRFLLTAGRDAHLKVWDVENEYALQQEVVAHMFAINHLTYNPTGTLFATASMDKSIKIWDAETYRLLKVVDRARHAGHGTSVNKLIWTDYHNQLLSASDDRTISVWKVA encoded by the coding sequence GTGATTATTGAAAAAATAGATACGTTTGGCGGCCATCGCGACTGTGTATACGCACTGGAGCGAGGCCCGCAACCCAATCAGGTCTTTTCATCGGGCGCTGATGGGTTGGTTGTTCGCTGGCAGCTCGACCGGCCTGATCTTGGTGAACTGGTGGCAAAAGTACCTGCCTCGGTCTATGCATTAGCGTTGCACCCAACAACTGGTTTATTGTGGGTCGGGCAGAACTACGAGGGGCTGCATCTGATTGACCCGGTTCAGAAAGTAGAAGTTAGCTCGTTGAAACTGACCTCTGCTGCCATTTTCGATATCAAATTTTATAAAAACGACGCGATTATAGCCCTATCCGATGGCGTAGTCGTTGTGGTAGATAACGAATCGCTGGCCATCAAAAAACACCTGAAAGCATCGGATCAATCGGCACGGTGTTTGTCCGTCAATCCCGTTGAGCGTGAGATTGCGGTTGGATATAGTGATAATGGCGTACGCATTTTCGATCTGGCCACATACGATCTCAAACGAATCATTCCCGCGCATACAAACTCGGTCTTTACCGTACTGTATTCGCCGGATTTTCGTTTTTTACTCACGGCCGGACGCGATGCGCATCTGAAGGTATGGGACGTTGAAAATGAGTATGCCCTACAGCAAGAGGTCGTAGCCCATATGTTTGCGATCAATCACCTTACCTACAATCCGACTGGTACGTTGTTTGCTACAGCCAGTATGGATAAATCAATCAAAATCTGGGATGCCGAAACCTACAGGCTACTGAAAGTTGTGGATCGAGCCCGCCATGCCGGACATGGTACGTCAGTCAATAAATTAATATGGACTGATTATCATAATCAATTGCTTTCGGCAAGCGATGACCGAACGATTTCAGTCTGGAAAGTAGCCTAA
- a CDS encoding PAS domain-containing protein, producing MLTSESYSELVNKVYNRSRQEGNRSYPVACFEIFMLEQAQQRASRKEVQLFRQLGEIFDWNMPRRQRNTYVKKLQSGFTLVLTDLSKTILWTSRNFLTMTGYSHAEAVGKTPRILQGPETDPATLLRVHESLKRADSVKADLLNYRKDGESYICRVEIDPLYDSHGELTHFLAVESEVKESL from the coding sequence ATGCTTACATCGGAATCATACTCAGAATTGGTGAATAAGGTATATAACCGATCTCGACAGGAGGGAAATCGGTCGTATCCTGTTGCCTGTTTCGAAATCTTTATGCTTGAACAGGCACAACAGCGGGCTAGTCGTAAAGAAGTTCAACTGTTTCGGCAACTTGGAGAGATATTTGACTGGAATATGCCTCGACGACAACGGAATACGTATGTCAAAAAACTGCAATCTGGTTTTACACTCGTACTAACCGATCTTTCCAAGACGATTCTTTGGACAAGCCGCAATTTTTTGACGATGACCGGATACTCACACGCGGAAGCAGTGGGAAAGACGCCCAGAATTTTACAGGGCCCCGAAACAGACCCTGCCACGTTGTTGCGCGTACATGAATCACTCAAGCGGGCAGACTCCGTAAAAGCCGATCTTTTGAACTATCGCAAGGATGGCGAATCCTATATATGCCGGGTGGAAATCGATCCACTCTACGATAGCCACGGTGAATTGACACACTTTCTGGCCGTTGAGAGTGAAGTGAAAGAAAGTTTATAG
- the rsgA gene encoding ribosome small subunit-dependent GTPase A codes for MKQGLIIRSTGSWYDIRDEDGHIFQGRLKGKFKIKGLKITNPIAVGDRVTFDIEDEAENTAVITDISPRENYIIRQSVHKTAHGHILAANLDQAVLLATLTLPRTSLGFIDRFLVSAESFRIPTAVVFNKTDILNDEGLAYQQEIMDMYESIGYQCLATSATEGEGVDAFRELLNHKVTLLSGHSGVGKSSLVNAIAPDLNLRTNEVSTFANKGVHTTTFAEMFELAPETYIIDTPGIKELGLMDTAKEEISHYFPEMRDRLNQCRFHNCLHVNEPGCAIKEAVAEGEIAESRYMSYLSMVEGGDNRR; via the coding sequence TTGAAACAAGGATTAATCATACGCTCTACGGGTTCCTGGTACGATATTCGCGACGAGGATGGTCATATTTTTCAGGGTCGACTAAAGGGCAAGTTCAAGATCAAAGGCCTGAAAATCACGAACCCAATTGCCGTGGGTGATCGGGTAACGTTCGATATTGAGGATGAAGCCGAAAACACGGCGGTTATCACAGATATTTCGCCCCGCGAAAATTACATTATTCGCCAGTCGGTTCATAAAACGGCGCATGGGCATATTCTGGCTGCGAACCTCGATCAGGCGGTATTGCTGGCAACGCTTACCTTGCCCCGAACCTCACTTGGTTTTATTGATCGGTTTCTGGTGTCGGCCGAATCGTTTCGTATCCCGACCGCTGTCGTTTTCAACAAAACTGATATCCTGAATGACGAAGGACTGGCCTATCAGCAGGAAATCATGGATATGTATGAGAGCATCGGCTACCAATGTCTGGCTACGTCGGCAACGGAGGGCGAAGGAGTCGACGCATTCCGGGAGTTGCTCAATCATAAGGTGACCTTACTCTCCGGGCATTCGGGTGTTGGCAAATCGTCGCTCGTAAACGCTATTGCACCCGATCTGAATCTGCGAACAAATGAGGTTTCTACGTTTGCCAACAAGGGCGTTCATACCACAACATTTGCTGAAATGTTTGAACTGGCTCCCGAAACCTACATTATCGATACACCAGGCATCAAGGAACTGGGCTTGATGGATACCGCAAAGGAAGAAATCAGCCATTATTTTCCGGAGATGCGCGACCGCCTGAATCAGTGTCGGTTTCACAATTGCCTGCACGTCAATGAGCCCGGTTGCGCCATCAAGGAAGCCGTTGCTGAAGGTGAGATCGCTGAAAGCCGGTATATGAGCTATCTCAGTATGGTGGAGGGAGGAGATAACCGTCGGTAA
- a CDS encoding 3-deoxy-D-manno-octulosonic acid transferase, translating into MFAGFYNTGIFVYQNLLRLVAPFNPKARQWVDGRRHWISNLSAKLADNKSPIAWFHAASLGEFEQGRPVIEAFRTQYPDYKILLTFFSPSGYEVRKNYDGADFIMYLPADSPANARSFVTLVRPQIAFFIKYEFWYNYLRELSAAQVPVVSFSAIFRPNQLFFKTYGGFYRTMLHYFDHILVQNLESLTLLKRIGLTRVTLAGDTRFDRVTQVAFARKDIPAAKAFKNGMPVLVIGSAWPEDMKVLIPFLNQFDKPMKAIIAPHEIHDEEIEKWRTELNRTSVRFSQTQLPSFDQSTIQSFEILFIDNVGMLSSLYQYGEFAYIGGAFKQGLHNILEAATFGMPIFFGPDYDKFQEAVDLVTEGAAFPVTTAKELLELFTRQYADSADTAQISRNYVQRNIGATAQVMQVIKHLMSERLNKQKPDY; encoded by the coding sequence TTGTTTGCTGGATTTTATAACACGGGCATTTTTGTTTATCAGAATTTGCTGCGTCTAGTGGCTCCATTTAACCCTAAAGCCCGGCAATGGGTCGATGGTCGACGCCACTGGATCAGCAACCTGAGTGCAAAACTTGCGGACAACAAAAGCCCAATTGCCTGGTTTCATGCGGCTTCACTAGGTGAGTTTGAACAGGGACGTCCGGTAATCGAAGCGTTTCGGACTCAATATCCTGACTATAAAATTCTGCTAACTTTTTTTTCGCCTTCGGGCTATGAAGTACGAAAAAACTACGATGGGGCTGACTTTATCATGTATCTGCCAGCTGATTCGCCCGCCAATGCGCGATCATTCGTAACTCTTGTAAGGCCACAGATAGCCTTTTTCATCAAATATGAATTCTGGTACAACTACCTCCGTGAATTAAGCGCTGCACAGGTGCCGGTAGTTTCGTTCTCTGCTATTTTTCGCCCGAATCAGCTTTTTTTTAAAACATACGGGGGCTTTTATCGGACTATGCTCCATTATTTCGACCATATTCTGGTGCAGAACCTGGAATCGCTAACGTTGCTGAAGCGTATAGGTCTTACCCGCGTAACCCTGGCGGGCGATACGCGCTTTGACCGAGTGACGCAGGTAGCATTCGCCAGGAAAGACATTCCAGCTGCCAAAGCATTTAAAAATGGCATGCCTGTGCTGGTCATAGGCAGTGCCTGGCCGGAGGATATGAAGGTGCTGATTCCATTCCTGAACCAGTTTGACAAACCGATGAAAGCTATTATCGCTCCGCACGAAATCCACGATGAAGAGATTGAAAAATGGCGTACTGAGCTAAACCGAACGTCTGTACGGTTCTCACAGACTCAGTTGCCATCGTTTGATCAATCAACGATTCAGTCATTTGAGATCCTCTTTATCGATAACGTGGGTATGTTGTCATCCCTTTATCAGTACGGTGAGTTTGCCTACATTGGCGGAGCATTTAAGCAAGGGCTTCACAATATTCTGGAAGCGGCTACCTTTGGCATGCCGATCTTTTTCGGCCCCGACTATGATAAATTTCAGGAAGCTGTAGATTTGGTAACTGAAGGAGCTGCTTTTCCGGTCACTACTGCCAAAGAGCTGCTTGAATTATTCACAAGACAGTATGCCGACTCAGCCGATACCGCCCAAATCAGCCGTAATTACGTGCAACGGAACATTGGCGCAACGGCGCAGGTTATGCAGGTTATAAAGCATTTAATGAGCGAAAGACTGAATAAGCAAAAGCCCGACTACTAA
- a CDS encoding GNAT family N-acetyltransferase, whose translation MEVTYRLATEYDLVEIVRMLSDDKLGALRENFQVPLPDAYQKAFNIIAADPHQELTVVEVNTEIVATFQLSFIQYLTYQGRIRAQIEAVRVKSNYRGKGIGKEIFQYAIQRARSKGAHLLQLTTDKKRPEAKRFYESLGFIDSHEGMKLHLT comes from the coding sequence ATGGAAGTAACGTATCGATTAGCTACTGAGTATGATCTGGTAGAAATTGTCAGGATGCTCTCCGATGATAAATTAGGCGCATTACGGGAGAATTTTCAAGTGCCATTGCCCGATGCGTATCAGAAGGCATTTAACATTATTGCCGCTGATCCGCATCAGGAGCTAACTGTGGTTGAGGTCAACACCGAAATTGTCGCCACCTTTCAATTGAGTTTCATTCAGTACCTGACCTATCAGGGCCGTATAAGAGCACAGATTGAAGCCGTTCGGGTGAAATCGAACTACCGCGGAAAGGGAATCGGGAAGGAGATTTTTCAGTATGCCATTCAACGGGCCAGGTCGAAAGGCGCTCATCTGCTTCAGCTAACTACCGATAAAAAGCGCCCGGAAGCCAAACGGTTTTACGAATCACTGGGGTTTATTGACTCGCATGAGGGAATGAAACTTCATTTGACGTAA
- a CDS encoding PDDEXK family nuclease, which yields MATEAATQALEVAQQIPSYLIYETLNGRPLYRKGYKEVLAKRKTPGEIMGCSDLQAIIVSTLRLYLGNHVDRKAYWVVTNEPGLHLRLGDNLSKDIALYEKEKVTVKGKFFDVAPRVVVEVDIKVDLEAFPAMEQDYIYAKTQAMLNFGTERVIWITTQSRKIFVATQGENWLTLNWDATVPVLDTVTLNVAAILTEEGVL from the coding sequence ATGGCAACAGAAGCAGCAACTCAGGCGCTTGAAGTCGCCCAGCAAATACCTTCCTACCTGATTTACGAAACACTCAACGGGCGTCCTTTATACAGAAAGGGCTATAAGGAGGTATTAGCTAAACGGAAAACTCCCGGCGAAATCATGGGTTGCAGCGACCTACAGGCAATTATTGTCTCTACATTACGCTTGTATCTGGGTAATCATGTTGACCGAAAAGCATATTGGGTAGTCACCAATGAGCCTGGCCTTCACCTCAGGTTAGGTGACAATCTGTCGAAGGACATTGCACTCTACGAAAAAGAAAAAGTGACCGTCAAAGGGAAGTTTTTCGACGTAGCGCCCAGGGTTGTCGTCGAAGTCGACATCAAAGTAGACCTCGAAGCATTTCCGGCGATGGAGCAGGATTATATCTACGCCAAAACCCAGGCCATGCTCAACTTCGGAACAGAACGTGTCATCTGGATTACGACCCAATCCCGCAAAATATTTGTGGCTACTCAGGGTGAGAACTGGCTGACCCTCAACTGGGATGCTACAGTTCCAGTACTTGATACTGTAACACTGAACGTAGCCGCCATCCTCACTGAAGAAGGCGTTTTATAA
- a CDS encoding cystathionine beta-synthase has product MNYYNSIIDTIGNTPLVKLNKVTKGIRGTILAKVEYFNPGNSVKDRIAVRMIEDAEAKGLLKPGGTIIEGTSGNTGMGLALAAIGKGYKCIFTMADKQSQEKIDILRAVGAEVVVCPTNVAPDDPRSYYSVAKKLNRDIPNSLYPNQYDNLANTAAHYETTGPELWRDTNGQITHFAAGVGTGGTICGTSKFLKEQNPDVVSIGLDTYGSVFKKYKETGQFDEGEIYPYLTEGIGEDILPQNVDFSLIDHFVKVTDKDAAIMARRLAREEGLFVGWSCGTAVHGALEWAKDHLTDNDVLVILLPDHGTRYLAKIYNDSWMKDHGFLEDRAFKTARDIIHNKNGRIDGSAPQLTTIGSGVSVGQAIHVLNRHSISQIPVTDEAGHIIGSLTDSTILTKLIEDPAVKDKPVSQVMDKPFKFVGLDNTIDSLSSLIDRDNKALLVRDEREQVHIITQADLLAAMTN; this is encoded by the coding sequence ATGAACTACTATAACTCCATCATCGATACCATCGGCAACACCCCCCTGGTGAAACTCAATAAAGTCACGAAAGGCATCCGGGGAACGATTCTGGCTAAAGTCGAGTATTTCAATCCGGGCAACTCCGTTAAAGACCGAATCGCCGTTCGCATGATCGAAGATGCGGAAGCAAAAGGGCTACTGAAACCCGGCGGCACCATCATCGAAGGCACGAGTGGCAACACGGGTATGGGTCTTGCGCTGGCGGCCATCGGGAAAGGCTACAAATGCATTTTTACAATGGCCGACAAGCAGTCGCAGGAGAAGATCGACATTCTGCGGGCGGTTGGTGCTGAGGTCGTTGTGTGCCCCACCAATGTTGCACCCGACGATCCACGTTCGTACTACTCCGTTGCGAAGAAGCTTAACCGCGACATTCCGAACTCGTTGTATCCGAATCAATATGACAACCTCGCCAACACAGCCGCCCATTACGAAACCACCGGCCCTGAACTCTGGCGCGATACCAATGGCCAGATCACTCACTTTGCGGCTGGCGTCGGCACGGGCGGAACGATCTGCGGTACCTCGAAATTCCTGAAAGAGCAGAATCCGGACGTTGTTTCGATTGGGCTCGACACGTATGGTTCTGTATTCAAGAAATACAAAGAAACGGGTCAGTTCGACGAGGGTGAAATTTATCCATACCTGACCGAAGGCATTGGTGAAGACATTCTGCCGCAAAACGTCGATTTCAGCCTGATTGATCATTTCGTGAAAGTCACCGACAAAGACGCGGCCATTATGGCCCGGCGGCTGGCTCGCGAAGAAGGGTTATTTGTGGGCTGGTCGTGCGGCACCGCCGTACATGGTGCGCTGGAATGGGCTAAAGACCACCTGACCGACAACGACGTGCTGGTGATCTTACTGCCCGATCATGGCACTCGCTATCTGGCCAAGATTTATAATGATAGCTGGATGAAGGATCACGGTTTTCTGGAAGATCGGGCGTTTAAAACCGCACGCGATATTATCCACAACAAGAACGGCCGGATCGATGGGTCAGCACCACAGCTAACAACCATTGGTTCAGGCGTTTCGGTGGGGCAGGCTATTCATGTATTGAATCGGCATAGTATTTCGCAGATTCCGGTTACCGACGAAGCAGGGCACATTATTGGTAGCCTTACGGATTCTACAATTCTTACCAAACTCATCGAAGACCCAGCCGTGAAGGATAAACCAGTAAGCCAGGTAATGGATAAACCGTTTAAGTTCGTTGGTCTGGACAATACCATTGACTCCCTGTCGTCGCTGATTGACCGCGATAACAAAGCTCTGCTCGTCCGCGACGAAAGAGAACAGGTACATATCATCACTCAGGCCGATCTATTAGCTGCCATGACAAACTGA
- the folB gene encoding dihydroneopterin aldolase — MGTIALEGLEFFSYHGFYDEEQKIGNKYSVDIVVTADFSEAARRDRLSATVNYEDLYRITANVMQQPARLLEHIAHRIIQEIRIKYTDLQSVEVSVSKFNPPIGGVCHRAKITLKE; from the coding sequence ATGGGAACAATTGCTTTAGAAGGACTTGAGTTTTTCTCCTATCACGGCTTTTACGACGAGGAGCAGAAAATAGGAAATAAGTATTCGGTAGACATTGTTGTGACAGCGGACTTTTCTGAAGCCGCCCGACGCGATCGTCTGAGTGCAACCGTCAATTACGAAGATTTATATCGGATTACGGCCAATGTGATGCAGCAGCCCGCCCGATTACTGGAACACATTGCTCACCGAATCATTCAGGAAATACGAATAAAGTATACTGATTTGCAGTCGGTTGAAGTAAGCGTCTCCAAGTTTAATCCGCCTATTGGTGGCGTTTGCCATCGGGCCAAGATCACATTAAAGGAATAA
- a CDS encoding DivIVA domain-containing protein, whose translation MKITPIEIRQHTFERGLRGYKTDDVDAFLVSLSQEWERVTGEYKMLKMQLEIAEKELGKLKEVEMTLFRTLKTAEDTSAQITDQANKAADQFLVEARQKADDMLAEARKKSSLMVQDAENQARFLKDNILNDLKTLEHDFKALESYKENLATQIRSLASNAVDSVDRFEKKFSKQDLKGKIDEVTTQIQEELKQAAEKNKPEETPVDTTSESTADPVAALPPLTERETSVPEAIPIDEQVMDKLDDAIQQETQSESTHEGKPVAEAVIEETAPESVLAEVNTDEPSAASEGNNDPQPKKSGSFFDQI comes from the coding sequence ATGAAAATTACGCCTATTGAAATCCGGCAGCACACATTTGAACGGGGGCTGCGTGGCTATAAAACCGATGATGTTGACGCATTTCTGGTTTCACTTTCTCAGGAATGGGAGCGTGTTACCGGCGAATATAAAATGCTCAAAATGCAGCTTGAGATTGCCGAAAAAGAATTAGGTAAGCTGAAAGAGGTTGAAATGACGCTGTTCAGGACGCTTAAAACCGCCGAAGATACCAGCGCGCAAATTACCGATCAGGCGAATAAGGCTGCTGACCAGTTTTTAGTTGAAGCCAGGCAAAAGGCAGATGATATGCTGGCTGAAGCGCGTAAAAAATCATCGTTGATGGTGCAGGATGCCGAAAATCAGGCTCGTTTCCTGAAAGACAATATCCTCAATGACCTGAAGACGCTGGAGCACGATTTCAAAGCACTTGAGAGCTACAAAGAAAACTTAGCCACCCAGATTCGTTCACTCGCCAGTAATGCCGTAGATAGTGTAGATCGCTTCGAGAAGAAGTTTTCCAAACAGGATCTAAAGGGCAAAATTGATGAAGTTACGACGCAGATACAGGAAGAATTGAAACAGGCTGCTGAAAAAAATAAGCCTGAAGAAACACCAGTTGACACCACATCAGAATCAACCGCTGACCCTGTTGCTGCGTTGCCTCCGCTGACTGAACGCGAAACATCGGTGCCCGAAGCGATTCCGATCGATGAACAGGTTATGGATAAACTCGATGACGCGATTCAACAGGAAACGCAGTCGGAGAGTACTCACGAAGGAAAGCCCGTCGCTGAAGCTGTAATTGAAGAAACGGCTCCCGAATCGGTGCTTGCCGAAGTGAATACGGACGAACCATCCGCTGCTTCTGAAGGAAATAATGACCCGCAGCCTAAGAAAAGTGGTTCGTTTTTTGACCAGATTTAA
- a CDS encoding phosphoribosylpyrophosphate synthetase, with protein MQSYDTLTEALDGLRKQGFTLDYNLKSDRLRCQQDDIELHPADFDIVDVYRFEGMTDPDDSSVVYAIESKSGQRGTLIDAYGPYSEAISPDMAEKLRYTPKE; from the coding sequence ATGCAATCTTACGATACGCTCACCGAAGCCCTCGACGGCCTCCGCAAGCAGGGTTTTACACTGGACTATAACCTAAAAAGCGACCGTCTCCGTTGCCAGCAGGACGATATTGAACTGCATCCGGCTGATTTCGACATTGTGGACGTTTATCGTTTCGAAGGAATGACTGACCCCGACGATTCGTCGGTAGTCTATGCAATCGAGTCTAAGTCGGGGCAACGTGGTACCCTTATAGATGCTTATGGACCTTATTCAGAAGCTATTTCGCCAGATATGGCGGAGAAACTACGCTACACGCCCAAAGAATGA
- the ytxJ gene encoding bacillithiol system redox-active protein YtxJ: protein MNWNKITSDAQLDEIKQESAKQPVLIFKHSTSCSISAMALSRMERNWSDQLGVKPYYLDLLANRPISNKIENVFGIEHESPQVLLIRNGECIYDASHMAISFAGLQQAV, encoded by the coding sequence ATGAACTGGAACAAAATAACGAGTGACGCTCAACTCGACGAAATCAAACAGGAGTCGGCGAAGCAGCCAGTGCTGATTTTCAAACACAGCACAAGTTGCTCTATCAGTGCTATGGCCTTGAGCCGTATGGAACGCAACTGGAGCGACCAACTGGGTGTAAAACCTTATTATCTCGACCTATTGGCTAATCGGCCAATCTCCAATAAAATTGAGAATGTATTTGGCATAGAACACGAATCACCACAGGTATTGTTGATTCGTAACGGCGAATGCATCTATGATGCCTCGCACATGGCCATTTCGTTTGCGGGTTTGCAGCAGGCGGTATAA
- a CDS encoding alpha/beta fold hydrolase, producing the protein MKRFLLVLRWSLLAILVLALGTLLAAWFIDFRQTDQELADEFKGQRVRPTVHHYRIKDGNNQPRTIRFMETPALSGDSALPVVLFVHGAPSSLSFFNEFFKDTALLNRAQLVAVDRPGYGYSDFGRVETSVVRQAQFLQPLINRYKNAPYLMVVGSSYGGSVSARLAMNNPEEVNHVVFVSSALGPGLERTYPISHWVDTPLLRWGIPTLLRLANDEKLAHRKALEAILPDWPKIRAKITMLHGQRDELVYPTNVSFAQQHLINARVKQFLLPENRHDIVFNKREYMTDILLDILTQRINKAVGKPKQMAIKGEKSTKGLYSSVLIH; encoded by the coding sequence ATGAAACGGTTTTTGCTTGTACTTCGATGGAGCCTATTGGCTATCCTGGTTCTCGCTCTTGGAACATTATTAGCGGCCTGGTTTATAGATTTTCGGCAAACTGATCAGGAGTTAGCCGATGAATTCAAAGGGCAACGCGTACGGCCTACGGTGCACCATTACCGGATAAAAGACGGTAACAATCAACCCCGGACCATCCGATTCATGGAAACACCTGCCCTTTCGGGTGATTCGGCCCTTCCGGTGGTCCTGTTTGTGCATGGTGCGCCCAGTTCACTTTCCTTTTTCAATGAATTTTTCAAGGATACGGCCTTATTGAACCGCGCTCAATTGGTGGCTGTTGATCGGCCCGGCTATGGCTACTCCGATTTCGGGCGTGTAGAGACATCGGTTGTGCGGCAGGCTCAGTTTTTACAGCCGCTCATTAATCGATATAAGAATGCACCTTACTTGATGGTGGTTGGGTCGTCGTATGGAGGGTCTGTATCGGCGCGGTTGGCCATGAATAACCCCGAAGAAGTTAATCATGTGGTATTTGTGTCGTCGGCGCTGGGGCCTGGGCTGGAGCGGACCTATCCGATAAGCCATTGGGTGGATACACCGTTGCTGCGTTGGGGTATTCCAACATTGTTGCGTCTGGCTAATGACGAAAAATTAGCCCATAGGAAGGCATTAGAAGCAATTTTGCCCGATTGGCCTAAAATCAGGGCGAAAATCACGATGCTTCACGGTCAGCGCGACGAATTGGTTTATCCGACTAATGTATCATTTGCGCAACAACACCTCATTAATGCTCGGGTTAAGCAGTTTTTGTTGCCTGAAAATCGCCACGACATCGTATTTAATAAGCGTGAGTATATGACCGACATTCTGCTCGACATTCTGACTCAACGTATAAATAAAGCAGTGGGGAAGCCTAAGCAGATGGCAATAAAAGGAGAAAAATCGACCAAAGGCCTTTATTCATCAGTACTTATTCATTAG
- a CDS encoding 4'-phosphopantetheinyl transferase family protein — MTFQLAINSDCTAVLQPITEDEPTLRASLLLTTPEQEDLAGISHPAQRVEWLACRVAIRQLIEAQGLVYAGLHKDEFGKPHLIGTPWHISLSHTGGWAAAVLHRTRPVGIDIEPIRDQFRRVVPRVLSEDEIIHAAGEPGRLAVYWCAKEALYKLYGKRQLTFRDHLFIEPFADNAEHLIGHVRLPDHKAQLTIRCFQTGPGLLAVAY; from the coding sequence GTGACATTCCAATTAGCTATCAATAGTGATTGTACGGCCGTACTTCAACCGATCACCGAAGACGAGCCAACGCTACGGGCAAGCCTTCTGCTGACAACGCCGGAGCAGGAAGATTTAGCAGGTATCAGCCATCCGGCTCAACGGGTTGAATGGCTGGCCTGTCGGGTCGCCATTCGGCAATTGATCGAAGCACAGGGTTTGGTCTATGCAGGTCTTCATAAAGACGAATTTGGAAAACCGCACCTGATCGGTACGCCCTGGCATATTTCCCTGTCGCACACGGGCGGTTGGGCGGCTGCGGTGCTGCATCGAACGCGCCCGGTTGGCATCGACATTGAACCAATCCGGGATCAGTTTCGGCGGGTGGTTCCGCGGGTATTGTCGGAGGATGAAATTATCCACGCAGCTGGTGAGCCAGGCCGCCTGGCCGTTTACTGGTGCGCGAAAGAAGCCTTGTATAAACTCTACGGAAAACGCCAGCTTACCTTCCGCGACCATTTATTTATTGAACCATTCGCCGATAATGCCGAACACCTCATCGGCCATGTACGCTTACCCGACCATAAAGCCCAGCTCACCATCCGCTGTTTCCAGACCGGCCCCGGTCTGCTGGCTGTAGCTTATTAA
- a CDS encoding VOC family protein — translation MHIEHLAIWVRNLEQMRHFYEMYFGVVSNEKYSNVTKGFSSYFLTFPAGGSRLEIMQMPGIPETLNDAFVQFTGLTHFAISVGSETAVDALTERLRADGYSIVGEPRRTGDGYYESVVFDPELNRIEITA, via the coding sequence ATGCACATAGAACACCTGGCAATTTGGGTTCGTAATCTGGAGCAGATGCGGCACTTTTATGAAATGTATTTTGGCGTCGTTTCCAATGAAAAATACAGCAATGTAACGAAAGGGTTTTCGTCTTATTTTCTGACATTTCCGGCGGGTGGCTCGCGACTGGAGATCATGCAGATGCCCGGTATTCCGGAGACGCTGAATGATGCATTTGTCCAATTTACGGGCCTCACCCATTTTGCCATATCCGTCGGTAGCGAAACAGCCGTCGATGCATTGACCGAACGATTACGAGCTGATGGTTACTCGATAGTAGGCGAACCCCGTCGAACTGGCGACGGCTATTACGAAAGCGTCGTATTTGACCCGGAATTAAATCGGATTGAAATAACAGCCTAA